One segment of Oscillospiraceae bacterium MB08-C2-2 DNA contains the following:
- a CDS encoding ABC transporter permease has translation MFIVSLALRHFATKWRRFALFIGLTALLCIAAGLLGRFFLTQQRAVEPVSIVLVDLDDTTETRMGFQLLSGMESYSQLLVFEKQEQLKAQEMLRNGLITAVVTIPQGFTDSIKSGVNTPFRLEYSEKTPLKSQLVAAFAQSFAEMLKTSQAGVYTALEYGREQGDDTLYPMLFQSINLEYLRLVGYRDDLFIRQTLSVTASMDAMDYYILCALVFLLGLSPVLLLESVLVLQCPGVTGGLRRAGIGNFRSSLALLAALWAACLCVGGSLSLLLWAFAQVGGLAFAPTFPFFAGLAVILLAVAAATLLIARLLPSPGAGSLCTALFSLAALLVSGGIIPTDYLSPRLQLLGRLTLNRWAVPLLGEGLAGRTDWKALGQTGLWALLLFITAVALAWLRSKKEVRG, from the coding sequence ATGTTCATTGTCTCCTTGGCTCTCCGACATTTTGCAACTAAATGGCGGCGCTTTGCGCTTTTTATCGGTCTGACAGCCCTGCTTTGTATAGCGGCAGGGCTGTTAGGCCGTTTCTTTCTCACCCAGCAGCGAGCGGTGGAGCCTGTCTCCATTGTGCTGGTTGATCTGGATGATACCACCGAGACCCGCATGGGCTTTCAGCTGCTCTCGGGAATGGAAAGCTACAGCCAGCTGCTGGTTTTTGAAAAACAGGAGCAGCTAAAAGCACAGGAAATGCTGAGAAACGGCTTGATTACCGCTGTTGTCACCATTCCTCAGGGATTTACGGATAGTATAAAATCAGGAGTTAATACTCCTTTCCGATTGGAATACAGCGAAAAAACGCCTCTTAAATCCCAGCTGGTAGCCGCCTTTGCCCAAAGCTTTGCCGAAATGCTTAAAACCAGTCAGGCCGGCGTTTACACCGCTTTGGAGTATGGCCGTGAACAGGGAGACGATACCCTTTATCCCATGCTTTTTCAATCGATCAATTTAGAATATCTTAGGCTGGTGGGTTACCGGGATGATCTGTTTATCCGCCAGACCCTATCCGTAACCGCCTCGATGGATGCCATGGATTATTACATCCTCTGCGCTCTGGTGTTTTTGCTGGGGCTTTCCCCGGTGCTTTTGTTGGAAAGTGTGCTGGTCTTGCAGTGTCCGGGGGTCACAGGGGGGTTGCGCCGGGCGGGAATCGGAAATTTCCGCAGCAGCCTTGCCCTGCTGGCGGCTCTTTGGGCTGCCTGCCTGTGTGTGGGAGGTTCTCTCAGCCTGCTGCTTTGGGCTTTCGCTCAGGTGGGTGGGCTGGCCTTTGCACCCACTTTTCCCTTTTTTGCGGGACTTGCCGTGATTCTGCTGGCCGTAGCGGCGGCAACACTCTTGATCGCCCGGCTTCTGCCTTCTCCCGGGGCGGGGAGCCTGTGCACAGCGCTGTTTTCTCTAGCGGCACTGTTGGTTTCCGGCGGTATTATTCCCACCGATTATCTTTCCCCAAGGCTCCAGCTTTTGGGCAGGCTGACTCTCAACCGCTGGGCCGTGCCGCTGCTGGGTGAGGGGCTTGCAGGCCGAACGGATTGGAAGGCCTTGGGGCAAACTGGCCTATGGGCTTTGCTGCTGTTTATTACGGCTGTGGCTTTGGCATGGCTGCGCAGCAAAAAGGAGGTGCGGGGATGA